gggggtgggggaggagaagggagaggcatTGATAACTCTCCTCAAACTGCCCTCAGGAAGAAAGAGTAGAAGAAATTTCTAGCACAACCAGCCAACAGTCTGAAAGAGCAGCCTGCGGGGGTTTCCCCATTCAGCTTCTAGGCCTGGTCTGTAGCAGTACATACCATACGGCTTGGCTTGGGGTGACCTGGGGGTGATCTGCCCATGGTGACTGTACCAGGAGGGAAACCCTGGTGATTctcaagaggcagaggagagcagAAGCACCGTGCTAGCTACACAGTGCAAAGAAAGATCAGCTTACCTTACAGAGTAACCACACTTTCATACCCAACCCCATCCACAGTGTGATTCACTGCTGGCCAGACTGACAGAATTGCAGGAAAAGTACAAGGCCAGCCAGAAGGAGATGGGGCAGCTGCAGATGGAGCAGTGCGAGCTCCTGGAGGATCAGAGGAGGTTGCAGGAGGAGCAGGGCCAGCTGCAAGAAGAGTTGCACAGGCTCGCGTTCCCGCTACCCAAATCTGGTCTCCTTCTTAAGGTAATCACAGCCAGGGAATGCTAAGTATGGCGAAGCTACTTTGAGAAGCTTCCCAGGTATAACTATACCTGGGTAAAATAAAAGGGTAGAGActggatttatttttctaaacaaCCACTCCTTACTTTATTGCCAATCTCCCCAAACCCCAAAGCAGAGTTCTAGCTGATTAGGGCCTTTTCTCATAAGGGCTTTAaatcttaaaatacattttatacctTGGAATCAGTGCAGCACTTTATGTTTAGATGTTTAGTCTATCTGGAGAAAACGTACTTGAACACACTTtgtaaaaactacaaaatacatTCAAACATAAAACATTCTTTCTACTCATTAGCATGTCTCCATAAAAAAGACATCCCCCCCATCTCCAGTTTTGCTGTGCCAAGCCCACACAGGGATTCTTAAGGGAATGGTCTCCAGCAGGAGGCCTGGGTCTTCCCGTTTAACCACCACAAGTCCTTGCCTCCTTCCTTCCACTCTACCTCACAGAGTCAGGAGCTACTTACAAAGTTACAAGACCTTTGTGAACTACAACTGCTCTACCAAGGCATGCAGGATGAACAGAAAAAACTATTACAGCATCAAGAAGTTGTATTGAAAGAACAGACAGAGCTGCAGGAACAGCTGCGACTTTTCAAAGATTCTCATTTCCAGAAGGCGTTGAAGAATCCCGAGGATTCCAAATTGCCTAAATCCTCAAAATCTGGTCAGAGCCAGGTAACTATAGCAAAAGGCAGTGCCAGGCCAGGGGGCAGCTCTCCTGAGGACACCAACATCGAAGGGACAGGGGCTCCACAAAAGGGTCAGAGTTAGGAAGGCCTTTTGGCCAGGGCTAAGGAGGAGGCTGAAGCCCTCACCTTCACCAGCCATGCTCACTCTTGGGGTCCAGTAAGATGTGACCCCAGCCATATGCACAGCCATTGAAGCACTGCTCACACTTAGAACAGAACAGGAATGGCCCAGAAGTCTGTCGTCTTCTGATGACTTCATGCAACTCCTTTAACATATCATTTTCAAGGTGTATAGTATCAGTTTAGAATTTGGCTGGGTTCCTTCAGATTGATTCTAACTGTGGTACTCTTTCCTCATAAAAGCTGAAAAGAATACTTCCCGATTATCAAAATCTATAACCTTTTAGTGTTCTACATGAGGCAAATCTGAAGCCATTCACCTCCAAAGGAGGAAGTCCTAGCAAATGGAGTTCTGAGCACTGACCACACTATCTTCATTGGAACTTTGGTGGCAGTAACGCAGCCAGGTCATGGGGGTTAGACCAGAGAATTGATGCATCTCAAGCCCAGCAAGAAGGGCTTGTGTCTGTGACATCACAGAGATTTCAATACAGATTTATTCAGGGCTGAGGTCTTGGTCTGGGCGAGGAAGAACAGGTACAGTTTCAGTTCAGGCTAACTCTGTTCATTCAGTTATTAGACTGGACAGGGAGAACCAGGGAGTAGCAGAAGTCCAAGCTGGGAGAACTGGTCACTTTCCAGGGGCATCAGATATCCCACCGAAAGCCTGGGTAATGCAGAGACCAGGACCCAGAATGAAATATTACCTTAACCGATCAGCTCTCATCCTGGACATCAGCAGCCAATAAGCCTGGcccagaagccctgggaagcatGCCCAGAGCCCAGATTTGGAATTGGGGCAGGAGGTACAGGGACTAGGAGTAAGACCTTGATTCCAAGTCCACATCTTCTGAGGAAGGAATTCTTTGTATGCTCACCTGCAAGCATAGGaatgattttaaatttgggtGCAGACTGAGCCTAAAAGTCGGGGTAATGGGTGCACCTGACTGAGAGGAGGGTGGGGTAGGAGCCAGGGTGTTCTCGAGACCCACTGAGCACTGTACAGCAACCAGCGGAAAAAAGGAACCCAGGCATCATGGCATATTTTCCTGGCGATGATTTTCTCAAATGAGCAAGAAACTGACACATGCCAGTTACCTGTAGGTTAGGTCCAAGACATAGACTGTGGTAGAACTGAAGTGGGGGTGTACAGTTCTCTCAAGTGTGCCCTCAGACATCTGCACTGGAGGGGTGCAGCTAGAAGGACTAAAATGTCTTAGAGTAACAATGTCTCCCTGCCCTTACCCCTGGCAGTCCAAGGAGCTCATCGCCAAGTTGCAGGCTCTGCAGGTGATGTACGATGCCAGTCAGACTGAGCAGGAGCTGCTGCAGCAGGAGCAAGGGAGGCTCCTAGAGGAGCGGAAGAGGCTACAGGTAGACCTGCAGCTTTGCCTGGAAGAAATGCAGCTGCTCCAAGTCCAGTCCCCTTCTATAAAAATGAGCCTTGAGTCCTACAAGAAGAGCCATGATAGCACGGCTGCCAGCAGCGAGGACTGTCACAAGAGTTATGGAAGCACCATTGATGACACTGAGGGCTATCACAAGTCTTACGGTAGCACCCTGGTCAGCAACGAGAGCTTTCTCAAGAGCTATCACAGTAGCATGGATAGCAGCGAGACTTTGAACAAGAGTTACTGCACCAGCACCAGCAGCATCTCCTATAAGAAGAGTTATGACAGCACCTGTAGCTCTGACTCCTATCACAAGAGTTACGCCAGCAGCAGCACTGACATTGACCCTGCCGAGCTGGAAGACATAGAGGTAACTGCCAGATGACAGGGCAGGCAGGAAAAGAAGGGCTCTTGTTAAAAAGTCCCCAGGGGGAGGGCACAAGAagtgaggtggggagtggggtcagAAGCTGAGCTGGGTGCTCACTGGAAACAAAGGAGACACTCTGCCCTATTAtggcccctgcctccccctcaTGCCCCCTGATCTGGAGATGCTCCTGTCGGGATGGAGGCCTAAGATTCAGGACTCTTCATCAGCACAGCATGGTGCTCTTCATGGGAAGAAAAACGGTGCTCCCTCTGGGCAGCCTTAGGGCCTCATGACCAGAGTTCTGTACCCAAGGAAGAGCCAAGCAAGagagtggggtggagggcagcTGCTTCTCAGGGGGCCATCAttactgccccccaccccatcccctccacAGCATTTTGAGAAAACAGTTGCCAAGGTGCTGATCAAGCTGCAGACAGTGCAGGCCATGTACCAGATCAGCCAGGAGGAGCACAGCCTCTTGCAACAGCAAATGAAGAAGTTGCTGTGCAAGCAGAAAGAGCTGAAGGTAGAGCTGGATGCCTGTGAAAAGGAATACAAGGAGTGCCTAGAATGCCTTGAGAAGCCTGTTGCTCCCCAAAACGACAAGAATGAGGTAACTGCTATCAGGGAGGCAAGGTTTGTTTCTAGGAGTCTCTAGAGCCAGAGCGGTCATCTCCATTTCAGAGAGGATGAAGTGAGAGGGACGGGAGTTTGCTGTCTGCCAGCTCTGGATAGTGCCCTTTTCCTCATCAGTGGGACAGACCATGGTGACTGAATTCTGGGGTGTTGGGCAGGCTGCTATATCACTGCATCTTGTCAGTCAAATACATTTCTTGGGTGCCCACTATGCTGAGCTTTACTGGTCATCCTCTAAGGATGAGAAATGTATTCCTCTTCTCCTGgagtaatttttctccttttccctttgcCACTTCTGCTCCTTCTTTTACTTTGTCCTATTGTCTCCTCAACCAGATTGTAAGCACCTCGAGGACAAGGCTATGCCTTCTTCTTTTCGACCTCTTCTAATGCTGAGAAGAGTGTTATGCGGCGCTGGGAATGGGCTTGAAGGCATTGTCTCTGGCCAGGCATGGCTCACAGTCCGGGGGTGAGGGGTGGTCACCGTGTATGCACCTGGGGGAGACTCACAGTGCAGTCAGCACCTTGTATAGGCTGATTAGCATTGGTGCCTGCTGAGCAGATCACGGTGAGGGGAGGGCTGTAACTTGCTGCTCTTTCCACAGGGAGGTGCAGGGGCCAGTCCGTATGATCTAGCACTCTCAAGAGTAATTGTACCTATTAGAGGAATAGGGTGGGTGAAGTAGGGGTTTTCATTAAAAAGGACCGTGTAATAAAGCCATCCCCAGAAAGGTCTCAGTAGAAAACATAattgaaatcattttttttttgtccatgttAGATGCAAATAATCGGGAGCCTTAAGTTAGGGAGATTGTTTGCAAAACTCTTCAGAGGCTCGTTTCCTACAgcgtaatttcttctttattgtcCGCTTTACCTGGGTTGTAAAAGGGATTTCTGAGGCAGTGACAGCCAGGCAGGACCCAGGCTGCCAGGGTAGGCCTGGCTCTGGGTAACTGCCCCCTCCACTACCTACAGATCAAAGAACTGCAGAGCAAGCTGCGGGAGCTGCAGCTGCAGTACCAGGCTAGCATGGATGAGCAGGGGCGGCTCTTGGCAGTGCAGGAGCAGCTGGAAGGACAGCTGCAGTGCTGCCAGGAAGAGCTTCGCCAACTCAAAGAGAAGAAGTCCTCTGTGCCCAAAGAAACCAGGGGGAAGAATGGCTATAAGAATATGAACGAGAATGCCAAtggggttaaaaataaaaagagaaccgTCCCAAGCCCAGACAAGTCTGATGGCAGCTTTGAGACCAGTGACAAGGTGAGTTGTAACCTCAGTAGCCAGATAAGCAGCAAAGTGGAGGAGGTCCATGGAAGAAACACCATCCCCATCATCACATCAGTCAGGTGAGGTATTTGTAGAAAAGCTTCTGGGGTCCAGAGTAGTTCCATCCGAGTAGAAATTtgtttctcccttttcctgggaagCCACCGGGAGAGTGGAATACAGACAGCTCACATCGGGACGCCCCTGCAGGCCACAGCCCCCCGACTCAACAGCTGCTTCACTTAACCCCGTCCCATTTTCTGGGATCCCTGTTCTTCCCAGGCCACGTGCCCAGTCGAAGGACCAGATACATGAAGAGAGGAACTTACTCAAAGCAGTTGTGTACTAAGAAGTGAAACAGGACTGGGTAAAATAGGAGTTGCCATGCGAGGGACGGGAAGCGACAGTTGAGGTGCATGGCCCAAGAATCATTAGTGCTAGTAGCTGTTGGACAAGGGTTAACGGCAAAATACATGTTTTGGTCCAGAGAGACTAGGGGTGGCAGCTCTCTACCTGATACTCAGAGAAATTGGTTCCAGGTAGCAGAATAAAGCGCTGGGCCCTCGCACTATGCCAGGCTGGGAAGCCGAGTGTTCTTGAGGTGGTATGCCTTATACCAAGGGTGGGCACCTTCGTGGGTAACTGcacccccatcccctccctccaccccgcAGAATCTGGAGGTGGTGCTGTACTACAAGGCCAGCCAGAGGGACTTAGACAAGCTAgccaaagaggaggaggaaaaagaggaaaaggaggaggaaaaggctgaggtggaggaaaagaaagaggaaacaaagaaGGAGTCCTGGGATGAACCAGTTCCTGAGCCATTAGATCTAGTGGAAATCGGGTCCAGAGATGACCAGGAGGAAGACTGTGAAGAGTTTCAAGAGCAGGAGTACAGGAAGGAAGATGAGGGCCACGACAACCCTTCCCCAGAAACCTCAGAGGAGAACAACCCCCTCCACCTTTCCGAGAGCAAAAAGGTAACTgatcagacaaaaaaataaataaaaaggtaacTGACCGCAGCCCAAGGCTGGATCCAGTGGGGAAGGGGCCCTAAAGCTCAGGTCCCCCAGTGTTCACATGTGACCCTCCCCTAGAagcaccttctccaggaggagaGGGCGGCATATCCTGACCATGTCCTGACGCAATGCATGCAGGGCAGGTGGAAGTGGAGAAGGGGCTGAAGAGCGGTCCCCACGGGAGCAGGCAAGCACAGACCAGTGTGCCAGAGACCACTGTTTCCAGGCTGGGGCCTGTGGAGTGCCGACTCCTTTCATTTCCATGGTGACCCTGTTAACTCACCCACGACAGGAGGGTGCCCTCACCGTCAGCCTGGGCTTAGCCCTGTGTTCCTGTGTGCCCTGTCAGGTTATCCTCTGCTGTTGTGCCACACCCTCATGGGTGTGAGGGGAAGAAACCCCTTCCTTGTGGGCTTGTGTATGCAATGGGGTCCTGTATATCAGGGCAggagggtgggggttgggggcgaCCAGTGGTGATAGTCAAAATATTTCATGACCTGTACTGCAGGAATATTGACTAGTCTGGGGAGACCAGCCTAGCCCTAACTCTTCAGTTGCTGGATCTTCCTGAGGTTGGCGTGGGGGTGAGCTAGGGAATGTGCCAGGATGGCAGGGGTAATTTACCAACTGTACAGAAGTATTTCAGTACTTTAATTACTGGTACATCTGTACACATACATCTCAGCTCAGTTCCTGCCCTGGGGGATGTTAAAGGGGACTCTGGTGCCCTGAGGAGTTTGAATGCTTCCGGAATACAGTAATTCTTCCTTGGGTTACCATAGAGGTGCTTTCTGTCCCTCTAAACACAGGGAAAGGAAAACAGGTGTCTTGTGGTGGGATGAGGCAGTCAACTTAAGGACAGCTGGAGCTTCCCAGCAATTCAGTCCATAGCACTGGGTGAGGATCCTGTGTGCAGTTCTGTTAACCTTGTGGGACCGTCACTTAGGATGTAAAAAAATAGGAGCACCTGCAGCCCCTTCTCCAGGTTTATATTTCTTTGAATTCGTATTTCACCACATGCTACTCAGAGCCTCCTACATTTCCGTATTGTGGTGCCACACTTCTAAAGGTTAGAGGTCCTACTTCAAAGAAGAGTTATGTTCCATGGGTCTACATATGGAAGTGTCCTTTGCCCTGGTGGGTCCAGCGTCTTCTGCAGACAACTCCACTGGCATGCATGTTTCCACCTGTAGGTCCAGTTTCTCTCTGGAAGATTGCACAAAGAACTAAGCCTTCTCCATTGTTAACTTGTCAAAGTGCATTTTGTCGCACAATTACAGCCTTAGCCTCCTAGGAGATTGTTGGCCCAGAGGCCAAAGTACTCAGAGACCTGATGGAAAGCAGACCAGAgccaggggcaggaagggggGGGAGGTTAATAAGGGGAGAGATGACCTGGCAGACCCCTCACTCTCTCCAGAGTCATCCAGGAAATGTCTATGTCCTGCTCTTCTAAGGGAGCCTGACTTCACTCTGGCGAGTCACTTTTCTAGAGTCACTGGCCTACAGGAAAGGCCTAGATGCAGATAGCCCTGCTTCACAAGATATGAGAGGTATGTGACAAGCCAGAAAGCTGGACTCGCCACCTGGTTTTGACCTAAGCTGCTGCTCAACCCACTCAGTTTTACATCTTTGCAGGCTACCAAGTAGCAGAGAAGAAATACTGCTGCTCTTGCTTACCTGCTTTTTAACTTCTTGatccccttctcttttccctttgttttatCATCTTCATTGTCTGTTGGATTCATGTGTTTATGTCTTTTCTTACCACTGctcatctcctggtctctccttgtGCTTCTTTCTCATTTGATATGTTGCAGCCATCCCCTGCCCCCGATCCCCCCATCTTCTCCTTGCCTCTCGTAGGCCTGGTGGTCATATCGGCTTTGCTCTGGTGCTGGTGGGCCGAGACGTCGTCCTAACGCAGGTACTGGTATTGCTTCCTCTCCtgagggtagagggaggggcaggttGCCCTTTCCCTGTTCTCTTAGCTGCTTGCTTCTTGCTTTTACCATTTTATAACAGGTGTTGCTCAGGTCTGTTTGAGTTCCAGCTTTTTCTTGGGTTCCCACTACAAAGCCTGTAAAATCTCTCAGCACGTCTTGATAATGGATAGGGAGTTGGAATGCTTACCTGAGACACAGAGTTTCTGGCCTTGGCTGGGAAAACTCTGGATGACCCCAGCACTGTTGCTACTTTCAAGGCTGCCTGGCTACTTCTTATGAGCTGATGTTTGCCTGCAAGGCTGGCTTGGGCTCTGTTTGTCTTTGATTAACCTCAGAACCAAGCTTTCACTACCCTTGCTACCTAGGATGGCAAAATAAGGAAtcacttcctctccctctcccattgCGTATGAGATATATGGGAAGAAGTGATCTGGAAAGCTGTGATCCCCTCAGCATCATTTTTATGCAGGTGGCCTCaatttgtccttcaaacttgataAAAATGGATCTGAAACCTGTACCACATTATGCAGGTTCTACAGAAAAGTTCTCTGGTTtgggacttctggtctccagagaaATCAGAACAAAGAATGCCAGAAGAAAATAGTTTATAGCTTTCTTATCCCTTGCAGGGACCAGATTGCATTGTAATTGGCTTCCCAAGCTAGATTGGTCAGGGAGAATGTGTATTGGTGAAAAGTTCCCATTAACCAGAGACATAAGAGTTCTGAGGGAATGAAGACAGATACGTTCTGGGCACCTTCCAGTGGGCCTTGATCCACAGAATCTGGTCTGTCCACAGACACCAAATCCAGGAGGCAGAATGTGGCCTCGCAGCCTGAGGTGGAAACCTAGGGTTCCACCTGCCTTCGGGAAACCATCAACTCTCTTGGCCTGTTTTGGctcctttctcttgctcttcttgCCTCTCGCCCTCCCCAACCCTCTCTTCTCACATCCCTGTAAGTGAGGTTTAGTCAGTTTAATGTGGCAGCTGCAGTGTTTTGTCGGTGGCACTGCTcactgtttccttttctttccctactctttatttttcttttccaacctttctgcTTTCTTCTAGGCATTCTCGTTAACTCCTCAGGACAATCCGTAACTCCTTTAATGGCAGGGGTCTCTCCCTATAACTGTACACTCCCAGGTTTCTAAGGCCCTAAGTGAGAGAAACCCAAAGCATTCAGCTCTGTTTTGCCAACTTAAACCCAGTCAAGTCTGATCAGAGTGAGTGGGAGGAACTCCTGGGAAAGGTCTTCCTGGGGGAGCCTGTAAAGCAAGTACTCTGGCTAAGTCCCTTATCCAGGGATCGAGGCAGCATAGCATAGTAGAGAGTATGGCTGACAAGAGATCTGAAGAACCCGATTGAGTTCTGTCTTATCACAGGCTTTATCACAGTAAGCAAGATGCATAATCTGAATTTGAGTTTCCTTAAATATAAAGAAAGGATGATATAAAGTCTTTGCCTTCCTCACAGGATTTTTATGAGGATCAGATTAGTTAATGTATATGAAAGCACTTTATGTGTTATAAAACAccacataaataataaaaagaagaaacacaatgcaCCCTATGTACGAGGAGGCACTGTTCTATACACTGTacatacattaactcatttaatccttgcaacaaccccatgaggtagctattgttattatcattttatagatggagaaactaagacatagagaggttaaataatacAGCCTGGCGATCATAATTCAGATTAGAAGGACTTAATATTAGCAACAGGTAAAATTCCAATTTTATCCCCCCTTATCATTTATCCTCATTTTGAGCAATTTTTCTTGTTCAAGGAAAATTAAGAGGACACCATCCTTCTGTGTGTGCAGCCTTAGATCACATTAGCTCTTTCGGTAAATATTATCACATCATCAACTTAGTGCatgtattatttataaaaatcCCTTAGCACACTGCATATGGCAAGCATCCTCTCCCCATTCTGTATCTGCAGTGGGTGTTTTCGAGCCAAAGGCAGAATTTTCCATTCATCCCAATTTAATGTCATTAGATATAGTCAATTCTAACCTgtgaagttttgtttttgatgcttcGATTCAGAATATTCCCTTTCCCTGCCAGCTTCATATCCTCGGGGGTGATGAGCACCTTCCGTATCTTCGTCCAAGTTACATCCGAGGACTGAGTCCTCTGGTGAGCCTCAGAGTGTTGTCTCTCCaagttttctttccttca
This window of the Dasypus novemcinctus isolate mDasNov1 chromosome 5, mDasNov1.1.hap2, whole genome shotgun sequence genome carries:
- the CCDC136 gene encoding coiled-coil domain-containing protein 136 isoform X5, which produces MEGGAGAGAGAAGWSCPGAGPTVTTLGSYEGSDGCERKRGQRWGSLERRGMQAMEGELRSLREEISLLEREKEYELKEIEQELHLARTEIQTLRQAAEDATSEHESDIASLQEDLCRMQTELDDMERIRGEYEMEISSLRTELEMKSSDPSNSLTLSDITEMQEELHQLRERCHFLNEEYRALQESNSSLTGQLADLESERTRRATERWLESHTLKNVMSAESQTSEMDFLEPDPVTQLLRQQLLGAEEQMHGMKSKCKELCCELQELQHQRRVSEDEQRRLQRELKCAQNEVLRFQTSHSVAQNEELKTRLCALQEKYDVSQNEQNELLKVKLQLQSELRQLKVMKPTVIESQNEKELMCRLQKMQLQYQNLMCEKEKLMEMQHKLQEDLQCHEAEVRRLRDMEACFKESNEKNKEMNTQLQELKQLYQANKDEQERQKHMYDQLEEDYLLCQLELKKLKASQPLPEDKEQCANKCDSLLARLTELQEKYKASQKEMGQLQMEQCELLEDQRRLQEEQGQLQEELHRLAFPLPKSGLLLKSQELLTKLQDLCELQLLYQGMQDEQKKLLQHQEVVLKEQTELQEQLRLFKDSHFQKALKNPEDSKLPKSSKSGQSQSKELIAKLQALQVMYDASQTEQELLQQEQGRLLEERKRLQVDLQLCLEEMQLLQVQSPSIKMSLESYKKSHDSTAASSEDCHKSYGSTIDDTEGYHKSYGSTLVSNESFLKSYHSSMDSSETLNKSYCTSTSSISYKKSYDSTCSSDSYHKSYASSSTDIDPAELEDIEHFEKTVAKVLIKLQTVQAMYQISQEEHSLLQQQMKKLLCKQKELKVELDACEKEYKECLECLEKPVAPQNDKNEIKELQSKLRELQLQYQASMDEQGRLLAVQEQLEGQLQCCQEELRQLKEKKSSVPKETRGKNGYKNMNENANGVKNKKRTVPSPDKSDGSFETSDKNLEVVLYYKASQRDLDKLAKEEEEKEEKEEEKAEVEEKKEETKKESWDEPVPEPLDLVEIGSRDDQEEDCEEFQEQEYRKEDEGHDNPSPETSEENNPLHLSESKKNMFGMWKPLVFLAIAAVALYVLPNMRPQETEFCLME
- the CCDC136 gene encoding coiled-coil domain-containing protein 136 isoform X7 is translated as MEGGAGAGAGAAGWSCPGAGPTVTTLGSYEGSDGCERKRGQRWGSLERRGMQAMEGELRSLREEISLLEREKEYELKEIEQELHLARTEIQTLRQAAEDATSEHESDIASLQEDLCRMQTELDDMERIRGEYEMEISSLRTELEMKSSDPSNSLTLSDITEMQEELHQLRERCHFLNEEYRALQESNSSLTGQLADLESERTRRATERWLESHTLKNVMSAESQTSEMDFLEPDPVTQLLRQQLLGAEEQMHGMKSKCKELCCELQELQHQRRVSEDEQRRLQRELKCAQNEVLRFQTSHSVAQELMCRLQKMQLQYQNLMCEKEKLMEMQHKLQEDLQCHEAEVRRLRDMEACFKESNEKNKEMNTQLQELKQLYQANKDEQERQKHMYDQLEEDYLLCQLELKKLKASQPLPEDKEQCANKCDSLLARLTELQEKYKASQKEMGQLQMEQCELLEDQRRLQEEQGQLQEELHRLAFPLPKSGLLLKSQELLTKLQDLCELQLLYQGMQDEQKKLLQHQEVVLKEQTELQEQLRLFKDSHFQKALKNPEDSKLPKSSKSGQSQSKELIAKLQALQVMYDASQTEQELLQQEQGRLLEERKRLQVDLQLCLEEMQLLQVQSPSIKMSLESYKKSHDSTAASSEDCHKSYGSTIDDTEGYHKSYGSTLVSNESFLKSYHSSMDSSETLNKSYCTSTSSISYKKSYDSTCSSDSYHKSYASSSTDIDPAELEDIEHFEKTVAKVLIKLQTVQAMYQISQEEHSLLQQQMKKLLCKQKELKVELDACEKEYKECLECLEKPVAPQNDKNEIKELQSKLRELQLQYQASMDEQGRLLAVQEQLEGQLQCCQEELRQLKEKKSSVPKETRGKNGYKNMNENANGVKNKKRTVPSPDKSDGSFETSDKNLEVVLYYKASQRDLDKLAKEEEEKEEKEEEKAEVEEKKEETKKESWDEPVPEPLDLVEIGSRDDQEEDCEEFQEQEYRKEDEGHDNPSPETSEENNPLHLSESKKNMFGMWKPLVFLAIAAVALYVLPNMRPQETEFCLME
- the CCDC136 gene encoding coiled-coil domain-containing protein 136 isoform X3; this translates as MEGGAGAGAGAAGWSCPGAGPTVTTLGSYEGSDGCERKRGQRWGSLERRGMQAMEGEVLLPALYEEEEEEEEEEEVEEEEEQVQKAGSVGSLSVGKHRGLSLTETELEELRAQVLQLVAELEETRELAGQHEDDSLELQGLLEDERLASAQQAEVFTKQIQELQGELRSLREEISLLEREKEYELKEIEQELHLARTEIQTLRQAAEDATSEHESDIASLQEDLCRMQTELDDMERIRGEYEMEISSLRTELEMKSSDPSNSLTLSDITEMQEELHQLRERCHFLNEEYRALQESNSSLTGQLADLESERTRRATERWLESHTLKNVMSAESQTSEMDFLEPDPVTQLLRQQLLGAEEQMHGMKSKCKELCCELQELQHQRRVSEDEQRRLQRELKCAQNEVLRFQTSHSVAQELMCRLQKMQLQYQNLMCEKEKLMEMQHKLQEDLQCHEAEVRRLRDMEACFKESNEKNKEMNTQLQELKQLYQANKDEQERQKHMYDQLEEDYLLCQLELKKLKASQPLPEDKEQCANKCDSLLARLTELQEKYKASQKEMGQLQMEQCELLEDQRRLQEEQGQLQEELHRLAFPLPKSGLLLKSQELLTKLQDLCELQLLYQGMQDEQKKLLQHQEVVLKEQTELQEQLRLFKDSHFQKALKNPEDSKLPKSSKSGQSQSKELIAKLQALQVMYDASQTEQELLQQEQGRLLEERKRLQVDLQLCLEEMQLLQVQSPSIKMSLESYKKSHDSTAASSEDCHKSYGSTIDDTEGYHKSYGSTLVSNESFLKSYHSSMDSSETLNKSYCTSTSSISYKKSYDSTCSSDSYHKSYASSSTDIDPAELEDIEHFEKTVAKVLIKLQTVQAMYQISQEEHSLLQQQMKKLLCKQKELKVELDACEKEYKECLECLEKPVAPQNDKNEIKELQSKLRELQLQYQASMDEQGRLLAVQEQLEGQLQCCQEELRQLKEKKSSVPKETRGKNGYKNMNENANGVKNKKRTVPSPDKSDGSFETSDKNLEVVLYYKASQRDLDKLAKEEEEKEEKEEEKAEVEEKKEETKKESWDEPVPEPLDLVEIGSRDDQEEDCEEFQEQEYRKEDEGHDNPSPETSEENNPLHLSESKKNMFGMWKPLVFLAIAAVALYVLPNMRPQETEFCLME
- the CCDC136 gene encoding coiled-coil domain-containing protein 136 isoform X2 codes for the protein MEGGAGAGAGAAGWSCPGAGPTVTTLGSYEGSDGCERKRGQRWGSLERRGMQAMEGEVLLPALYEEEEEEEEEEEVEEEEEQVQKAGSVGSLSVGKHRGLSLTETELEELRAQVLQLVAELEETRELAGQHEDDSLELQGLLEDERLASAQQAEVFTKQIQELQGELRSLREEISLLEREKEYELKEIEQELHLARTEIQTLRQAAEDATSEHESDIASLQEDLCRMQTELDDMERIRGEYEMEISSLRTELEMKSSDPSNSLTLSDITEMQEELHQLRERCHFLNEEYRALQESNSSLTGQLADLESERTRRATERWLESHTLKNVMSAESQTSEMDFLEPDPVTQLLRQQLLGAEEQMHGMKSKCKELCCELQELQHQRRVSEDEQRRLQRELKCAQNEVLRFQTSHSVAQNEELKTRLCALQEKYDVSQNEQNELLKVKLQLQSELRQLKVMKPTVIESQNEKELMCRLQKMQLQYQNLMCEKEKLMEMQHKLQEDLQCHEAEVRRLRDMEACFKESNEKNKEMNTQLQELKQLYQANKDEQERQKHMYDQLEEDYLLCQLELKKLKASQPLPEDKEQCANKCDSLLARLTELQEKYKASQKEMGQLQMEQCELLEDQRRLQEEQGQLQEELHRLAFPLPKSGLLLKSQELLTKLQDLCELQLLYQGMQDEQKKLLQHQEVVLKEQTELQEQLRLFKDSHFQKALKNPEDSKLPKSSKSGQSQSKELIAKLQALQVMYDASQTEQELLQQEQGRLLEERKRLQVDLQLCLEEMQLLQVQSPSIKMSLESYKKSHDSTAASSEDCHKSYGSTIDDTEGYHKSYGSTLVSNESFLKSYHSSMDSSETLNKSYCTSTSSISYKKSYDSTCSSDSYHKSYASSSTDIDPAELEDIEHFEKTVAKVLIKLQTVQAMYQISQEEHSLLQQQMKKLLCKQKELKVELDACEKEYKECLECLEKPVAPQNDKNEIKELQSKLRELQLQYQASMDEQGRLLAVQEQLEGQLQCCQEELRQLKEKKSSVPKETRGKNGYKNMNENANGVKNKKRTVPSPDKSDGSFETSDKNLEVVLYYKASQRDLDKLAKEEEEKEEKEEEKAEVEEKKEETKKESWDEPVPEPLDLVEIGSRDDQEEDCEEFQEQEYRKEDEGHDNPSPETSEENNPLHLSESKKPSPAPDPPIFSLPLVGLVVISALLWCWWAETSS